GGGGAGTGGAGTAAGTAACATAACCTACATAGGTGCAACTAACGTCATCAGCTCGGTAGGGTTTACCACCGAGGAGTGCTTTAACGCCCTAGAGGGTTACGTGTCGGGCATAGTAGCGGTTGATGATCCGCAGCTTTACGAGCATCCCTTTCTCGCTGCGCAAGTCGATTGGCAGCGGCTGAATGAGATGGCTCAAATTGCTGGTTTGGATAGCTATACCGCCATCGAAAAGATGGTTATCCTTTCGGTAAAGAGCGTATTGGAGCAGTCGGGCGTTAGCCTAGCAGGTAAGGATACCGCTATTATCTTCTCCTCAACCAAGGGGAGCATCGATTTGCTTAGCCAAAGCTGTGAGGTGCTCGACGAAGGAACCTTCCTTTGGACGATGGCTCAGCGTGTGGCCAGCTACTTTAATGCTTTTAATAAGCCAGAGGTAATCTCCAATGCATGCATCTCGGGTGTATCGGCAGCCGTAGTTGCCTCGCGTCTGGTGCGAAATGGAACATATAGGCATGTTGTGGTTGTTGGTGCCGATATTCTTACCCGCTTTGTGGTAAGCGGATTCTCCGCATTTAAGTCGCTCAGCAGCCGTCCATGCATACCGTACGATGTTAGCCGTGATGGGTTGACATTGGGAGAGGGCTGTGCAACCCTTCTTATAACTGCCGATAGGAGCCTATCCTGCGGCGTTGTAGTAGAGGGAGGGGCTATAACCAACGATGCCAACCATATATCTGGTCCTTCTCGTACTGGCGATGGCCTATACTATGCCATAAAGCAGGCTATGGATGAGAATGGGCTAACAACCAATGATATCACCTTTATTAATGCGCACGGAACGGCAACACCCTTTAATGACGAGATGGAGTCGAAGGCGGTAGCCCTAGCAGGACTATCATCGGTGCCAGTGAATAGCTTAAAGGCCTACTTTGGCCATACGCTGGGAGCATCGGGAGTAATAGAGATGGCGATGTGCGTGGAGATGCTTAAGCATGGTCTGGTTATAGGAACCAAGGGCTTTGCGGAGCTGGGTGTTCCTGAATCGATGGTGGTCTCTGGCCTGCATCAACCAGCAAGCAGCATGGTCCGATGCGTGAAAACCGCTTCGGGCTTTGGGGGATGCAATGGTGCCGTGGTACTTGCCCTAGAGGAGCATGCCAAGGAGATTAAAGGCAAGGAGAACGACGGTACAGTACAGCGTATTGGTAGCTGCCAGGTAGCAGATGGACAGGTGGTGGTAGATGGTAGCGTTGTGTTTGAGGCGGGAGGCGACTTCGCGGAGTTTATCCGCAGCGCATTTAAGCATCTGGAGGCTCCAAATATGAAGTTCTACAAGATGGATAACCTCTGTAAGCTGGGTTATCTGGCTGCCGAGTATCTGCTAAAGGATAAAAAGTACGCACCACTTGAGCTGGGTCTTGTTCTAGCCAACCGCAGCTCGTCGCTCGATACCGATATCAGCCACCAGCGTATAATCAATGAGCACTCGGAGGCAGGTGCAAGTCCTGCTGTGTTTGTTTACACCTTGCCCAACGTTGTTTTGGGCGAGATATGTATTCGGCACAAGATTCAGGGAGAAAATACGTTCTTTATCAACGAAAATAAAGCTGATAGCTTCCTCGAAAGCTACGCCCGTATGGTGCTCGAACGCGAGCAGTATAAGGCCGTTATTTACGGATGGTGCGAGCTGCTGGGTAACAGCTATCAGGCCGAACTAGTAATAATTGAAAAAAAATAGTCATGGAAAAGCTAATAAACGATCTAAAAGTTCAGCTCATTGAGGCCCTTAACCTAGAAGAGATAACCCCAGAAGAGATTGATGCTGAGGCACCTCTTTTTGGTGATGGTTTAGGGTTAGACTCTATTGATGCTCTTGAAATCATTCTGATTCTTGAGAAGCAGTACGGATTGCGCATAGAGAATCCTGCCGAGGCAAAGCCAATATTCTACTCGGTGCGTACCTTGGCCGAGTACATCGAAAAAAATAGAAAGTAATGCAGATTTGTGTTAGCGGCATAGGAGTAGTTTCTTCAATTGGCATTGGGGTGGATGCTAACGTGGCATCCCTTGCCTCGCAAAAGGATGGTATGGGCAGCATAACCCTTTTTGACTCCACCCATAATCTTCCTGTTTCGGAGGTTAAGGCGTCGAATGGGGAGCTGATGCAGCTTCTATCGCTACCCGAGCGCAGCACCTATTCGAGAACGGCTCTACTGGGTATGCTCGCTGCCAATGAAGCATTAAAGGATGCTGCAGTCGATCTAGATCGGTTTCGCGTTGGGCTTGTTTCGTCCACCTCGGTAGGCGGAATGGATTTGA
This portion of the Alistipes sp. ZOR0009 genome encodes:
- a CDS encoding phosphopantetheine-binding protein, which codes for MEKLINDLKVQLIEALNLEEITPEEIDAEAPLFGDGLGLDSIDALEIILILEKQYGLRIENPAEAKPIFYSVRTLAEYIEKNRK
- a CDS encoding beta-ketoacyl synthase N-terminal-like domain-containing protein, with the translated sequence MGSGVSNITYIGATNVISSVGFTTEECFNALEGYVSGIVAVDDPQLYEHPFLAAQVDWQRLNEMAQIAGLDSYTAIEKMVILSVKSVLEQSGVSLAGKDTAIIFSSTKGSIDLLSQSCEVLDEGTFLWTMAQRVASYFNAFNKPEVISNACISGVSAAVVASRLVRNGTYRHVVVVGADILTRFVVSGFSAFKSLSSRPCIPYDVSRDGLTLGEGCATLLITADRSLSCGVVVEGGAITNDANHISGPSRTGDGLYYAIKQAMDENGLTTNDITFINAHGTATPFNDEMESKAVALAGLSSVPVNSLKAYFGHTLGASGVIEMAMCVEMLKHGLVIGTKGFAELGVPESMVVSGLHQPASSMVRCVKTASGFGGCNGAVVLALEEHAKEIKGKENDGTVQRIGSCQVADGQVVVDGSVVFEAGGDFAEFIRSAFKHLEAPNMKFYKMDNLCKLGYLAAEYLLKDKKYAPLELGLVLANRSSSLDTDISHQRIINEHSEAGASPAVFVYTLPNVVLGEICIRHKIQGENTFFINENKADSFLESYARMVLEREQYKAVIYGWCELLGNSYQAELVIIEKK